The genomic segment TTGCCCCCTGGAAGTTGGGATTTGTATTACCACCACCATTTATACCAGCCCTTGCCTCAGGCGCGTGGATGAAAACATTGCCTCTTATACTGGCCCCACCACTGGTTTTAATTTCTGTCGTGTTACAATTCCCAGTAGCACCAGGAGGACACCCATACCTCGAGTTGGTATTGCCGTATATCTCTAACCTGGCACCGTTTTGTGCAATAATGTCGAAGTTTCCGCCAATGTCCAGGTTGCCCTGGAGATAGAATACTACCTTCCTGCCGGCACTAATTGTCAAATTTCCGTTGCCATTGAATGTCAAACTGGGCACCAGGTAGTGGTAGTAGCCATTAGAATCCGGCTGATCACCGCTTCTGGGGAAGGTGGTGCCGGCAGCGACTGAAGAGAGGCTATAATAACTGCCGCTTGGAGGCAGGGGGGGTGTAGGGGGCATGCACTGTGTGGTGGTTTCTATGCCTCCAGAGATTGTCCCATTTCTTCCCACCCCGAGAGTTATACTCGTAACCGAAGTACTACTGTTTGGTACTGTAACTCTTACCTTGCCCATCAGGTCGTTGTTGCCAATGTCATTGCCTTCATGACTACCAAGCCAAACAACGGGCACTGCATCGCTACTAGAGGAGGTGGTGGTAGTTTGGTTAACATTGAATCTCACAGCTATACGGGCTATGGCATTATTATTGTTGAGTCTCCCCTGGACTGTCAAATTCCCATTCCCGTCGTACCCTATGATTCTGTAGCTACTATTGTCGCCCAGTTGCACCCAATCAGTGGGATCAGTGGAAGTGCCCTGGGTAATGATGCCTGCTATTTGTGTCAATCGGTTTTTGATGTCCTGACTGGATGATGAGCTGCCACTGCTTGTCGAACAGGTTGACGAACTGCCACTGCTATTAATTCCCGTCAATTCTGTTAACCTTTGGGAGGCGTCTGTGGCACTAGCCACCTCTCTCCATCTTGACAGTTCTAGTATAGCTAAACGGGGTTCTTGTAGTAGCAAATTCTGAACCCGCGCCACACCCGCTTCTGCGGCGGCCAGGGCTTGGTTGGTTTGTTGTTGGGCAACGGCATTAGTGCGACTTTGACTGGCCCTGGCTATGGCCAAGAAGGCGCCGCCGATGATTATTGTGCCTAAAGCTAGGGCTAGTACTGAGGAGAATCCTCTCTCCCGGCTCACAGGCAAGTAGCCCTTGATGAAAAGGCTAATGGGACTATTGTTATTTTGTTTCATAATGGCCATCCCCTTATTCTTCCCCCTCTCACTACAATTGTTTTCTATCTAGCCGCTTTTGTTATCAGTATTTCCACTTATCTTCTCCATGAAGATTTGGTTAAGAGACACCCAGTTTCCCGGCAGATTTGGACTTGAAGGGGTAACTCAAAAAGTAAGTTGTGCCGGCTACTAGGATAATGGTGGCGCCGGGGGTGAGGTTGAAGAGGAAGGATAAAATTAGGCCTAGGAGGATAAACACCATACCAAAGAGGCTACCTAGGATCATCATGGGTATAATGCCTCGCACGTATTGGTTGGCTATGGCTGGGGGTATGGTAAGCAGGGCAATTACCATGATTAGTCCCACTACCTGCATCACCATTACAATAGTGAGGGAAATGGCGCCTATTAGCAAAAGGTAGAGGCTGTCAACAGGAAGATTGCGGGTGGTGGCAAAAACAGGATCAAAGGAGATGGCTAACAATTCCTTGTATAACAGACACACCATCAACAAGATGGCTAAGTCTAGACCTAACATCAACCATAGGTCCCGTTTTGGTACTGCAAGAATACTACCAAATAAATAGTTCATCAGATTGGCCTTGTAACCCCTTGTCAAGTCGATGAGGATAATGCCAATACTCATCCCCATAGCCCAGAGGGTGCCAATGATGGTATCCTTTCTCTCATTGGTCTTTCTCTCTACTACTGCCATAGCAATACCTGAGAGGAGAGAGAAAAAAATGGCGCCTAACAGGGGGTTGAATTGGAAAAAAACAGCTAAACCAATACCACCGTAAGCTGCATGGGCAATTCCACCACTGATAAACACAATCCGATTTACCACCACAAAAGTGCCAATAACACCACAGGCAATGCCGACTAGTATGCCGGCTATTATTGCATTTCGCATGAATTCTAGTTGTAGCGCCTCCCAGAGGGATTCTAGCATAGGTGTTCATGTTGGTTGTAGAAGCCTATAATTATAAACCCTTACATGGGATTGGTGGGGGTTATTGGTGTGGAGGGAATACCCGATGGGGGATACCGTGAGCAATCAGGTCTATGGGACAATTATAGGTGGCTTCTATCATTTCTGGAGTGATGAGTTTGTCTCCATGATAGTAGAGACGACGGTTAACACAGGCAATGGTTTTTACATGACGGGATATGGCGCCTAGGTCATGGGAGACTAGTAAAATGGTGATGTGTTGGTTTAATTGTTGTAGTAGCTCATAGATGTTATTCTGAACCTTAGAGTCTACATTGGCCGTGGGCTCGTCCAATAACAGGATACGTGGTTTTGTGGCTAATGCCCTGGCAATATATACTCTTTGTTTTTCGCCACCGGATAATTCTCCTATACAGTGGTGACGTAGGTGCCACATTTCTACTTTTTCCAAACACTCTTGGACTATTTGTTCGTCTTTTTGATTGTAGGGCTTAAATATACGGTTTCTGCTAAGTCTCCCCATTTTCACCACGTCTTTTACAGATATGGGGAAGGCCCTATCAAATTCTAGGGCCTGGGGCACATATCCTATAAATTTTCTCCCCTTTTCCGCCGGGTATCCCATTATGGAAACTTCTCCCTTTTGGGGTTTTACCAATCCCAATATTACCTTGAGTAGGGTAGTTTTTCCCCCTCCATTGGGCCCAATTATGCCTATGAAATCTCCCTCCTTCACCTGCAAATTTATGTCTTCTAATACCCAGCATTTGCCATAACTAAAGTGTAGATTCTTAATCTCAATTACTTGGTCTTCCATCTTTTTGGCTTACCGCATAGACTGGGCTAATTTTTCGGCAGTAATGAGTAAGTTTTCCGCCCAATTTTCTGCTAGGTCGTCTATTATTACCACTTGCCCTCCTATTTCCCTGGCAAAAATTTCCAAAGTTTTACTGTTAAATTGAGGGGGGGCAAATACATGTCTGATACCTTCTTGTTTTGCTTGGTTGATTAACTTGGCTAACTGGACTGAACTTACTTCCTGCCCTTCTACTTCTAGGGGGATTTGTTGTAGGTTGTAATCCCTGGCAAAATATCCCCAAGCTGGATGATAAACTATGTATTTTCTCCTTTTAATATCTGCTAGTATTTCCCTTATCCTTTTGTCTATATTTTCTATTTCCTTTTTGAAATTTTCTAGGTTTTTGCGGTAGTAATGCTCATTTTTTTGGTCAACTTTGGAGAGAGTTTCGTATATTCTCTCCGCCTGAATTTTTACCAATCTGGGAGATAACCATATATGGGGATCTGGAATTTGTTTGTGTTTTTCGTGTTGGTTTTCCTGTTTATGAGTCGGCTCATGCCCATTTTCATGTCCATGATGGGACTGTCCAACTAAGGGAATTTTCTCAATGCCCTCGCCGGTGTTAATGATAGGAATATTAGAATTGGCGGCAGTAATTTTTTTGAGCCATGTTTCCTCAAAAGGTACCCCTATGGCAAAATAAACACGAGAGGATGCCAATTGTGCCAATTGCTGTGGTTTTGGCTCGTAGGTTTCTGCCACTGCCCCCGCTTCTACCATAACATTAACTGACACCAGATCCCCGCCTATTTTTTCCACAAAGTATTTCTGAGGCAAAATACTAACTGTTACCTGTAATTTTTCCTGGGGATTTTTGGCCTGCACTTCTGTGGTTTCAATGGCAGTATTATTCTGTTTTGCCTCCCCACAACCTGCTATATTTAACAGAATTGCTACTAGGAGCAATTTCAGAAGCATGTCTGTGGAAATTTCCATTATTTCTGGTTACATATACCGTCAACACCCCTTATTCTAACGAAATTTAAAATGTCTGTTTTGTACAATTATTCACATGAACAGTAGTTCAAATTACAGCTAACATTCAGTGGAGAAAAAGAAGAGATATGTGGTAGAAAATGAAAGCCATAAACCAGGCATAAATTAGGGAGAAAAGCAGAGACAAAAAAGTAAACAGGTTAGATTTGGACTCGGATTTGATAGTGGCAGTGGTGGAGAGACAGGGAGTGTATAACAGACAAAAGACACAAAAACCAATGGCTTGGGCCGGGGTGATGGAAAAAGCAATTTGTTGAGTCAAAGCAGCCCCATTTAGGCCATAAATAGTGGCAAAAGCTCCTACTACCACTTCTTTAGCAATGAAGCCAAAAATCAGAGAAAGAGTAAGATAGGGATCTAAACCAATGGGTTGCATAATTGGTTGTAGTAAAATGCCTATTTTGCCTCCCCAGGTGTCTAAACCAGTGGCGCCCACGGGAAAGGAAGTTAAAAACCAAATGGCTACACAACCAACTATGATAAAACTAGTGGCTCTTCTCAAAAACTCTT from the Geminocystis sp. M7585_C2015_104 genome contains:
- a CDS encoding zinc ABC transporter substrate-binding protein; this encodes MEISTDMLLKLLLVAILLNIAGCGEAKQNNTAIETTEVQAKNPQEKLQVTVSILPQKYFVEKIGGDLVSVNVMVEAGAVAETYEPKPQQLAQLASSRVYFAIGVPFEETWLKKITAANSNIPIINTGEGIEKIPLVGQSHHGHENGHEPTHKQENQHEKHKQIPDPHIWLSPRLVKIQAERIYETLSKVDQKNEHYYRKNLENFKKEIENIDKRIREILADIKRRKYIVYHPAWGYFARDYNLQQIPLEVEGQEVSSVQLAKLINQAKQEGIRHVFAPPQFNSKTLEIFAREIGGQVVIIDDLAENWAENLLITAEKLAQSMR
- a CDS encoding metal ABC transporter permease, whose protein sequence is MLESLWEALQLEFMRNAIIAGILVGIACGVIGTFVVVNRIVFISGGIAHAAYGGIGLAVFFQFNPLLGAIFFSLLSGIAMAVVERKTNERKDTIIGTLWAMGMSIGIILIDLTRGYKANLMNYLFGSILAVPKRDLWLMLGLDLAILLMVCLLYKELLAISFDPVFATTRNLPVDSLYLLLIGAISLTIVMVMQVVGLIMVIALLTIPPAIANQYVRGIIPMMILGSLFGMVFILLGLILSFLFNLTPGATIILVAGTTYFLSYPFKSKSAGKLGVS
- a CDS encoding metal ABC transporter ATP-binding protein; the encoded protein is MEDQVIEIKNLHFSYGKCWVLEDINLQVKEGDFIGIIGPNGGGKTTLLKVILGLVKPQKGEVSIMGYPAEKGRKFIGYVPQALEFDRAFPISVKDVVKMGRLSRNRIFKPYNQKDEQIVQECLEKVEMWHLRHHCIGELSGGEKQRVYIARALATKPRILLLDEPTANVDSKVQNNIYELLQQLNQHITILLVSHDLGAISRHVKTIACVNRRLYYHGDKLITPEMIEATYNCPIDLIAHGIPHRVFPPHQ